The nucleotide sequence TCACCGAGCTGGGCTACCTCTCCGACGACGGCTATCCGCCGCTGGAGGCCGTGGCCCCGTCCTTCGCCTGGGCGAAGGACGTGACGGTCCAGCAGCAGGCGGAGTGGCTGGCCCGCGCCGCGCAGCTCTCGGCCCAGAGCGGCAAGGTGCGCCTGATGATCATCTGGAACGTGGACTTCAGGAACTACGGGGCGGATCCCATGGCCGGCTACGCCATCATCCGGCCGGATGGCTCCTGCCCGGCCTGCGAGACACTCCATCGGGTGATGGGGAGCCGGTAGGGCTGCTCATGGGGAAGGCCTCCCCGGTGCGGACGTGCATCCTTTGGATCGCGTGAGCCCGGCTCGACCTGGGCCGGGCTCACGAATTCCATCCTGGCTGAGGAGGTTCGAGACACCCTTGCGCGCTTCCACCCGTCGCAGGATCATCGGCCTTGCGGCCTTTCTGGTGGCCCTGGAGATGAGCATTCTAGGCTTCGCTCTCTGGAAGTCCTCCACCCCCCAAGGAGAGAGGGCCTCTCTTCCGTCCCCCTCCCCCTCTCCCACGAGCCCGAGTCCGGTCACGCCTTCGCCGCCCGCGCGCTCCCCCTTCCACATCGGCGTGCAGGTGCACGGCTACGTGGGGGATCCACGGGACACCCTGCGCGTGGTCCGTCAGGTGGGCTTCCCGTGGGTCAAGCAGCAGGTCCTCTGGTCGATGCACGAGCCGGAGCCCGGGCGTTACGATTGGGGCATCCTGGAGGGCTTCCTCATCGTGGCGGAGCGGGACGGGTTGAAGGTGGTCCTCAGCGTGGTGACCGCTCCGGAGTGGAGCCGACAGGAGGGTGGCATCCACGGTCCGCCGGATCGCCCGGAGGACCTGGCCCGCTTCCTGCAGACGCTCATCCGACGCCATCGAGGCCGGATCCACGCCATCGAGGTCTGGAACGAGCAGAACCTGCGTCGGGAGTGGCAGACCTCGCGGGGCCTGCGCCCGGAGGACTACGTGCGGCTGTTGCGGGTCGCCTACACAGCGGTCAAGGCGGAGGATCCCCGGATCCTGGTGATCAGTGGGGCCCTCTCGCCCACCGGGATCGACGATGGGGTCAACGCGGTCGACGATTTCCGCTACCTGAAGGGGATGGTGGACGCGGGTTTCCTGCCTTACGCAGACTGCGTGGGCGTTCACCACAACGGCTACAACATCGGGCCGGACGTCTGGGCGGAGGAAGCGCCTTCCCTGCCGGAGGCCCGCACCGCCCGCTTCCGGGGACCCTTCGACAACCCTCACCATAGCTGGAGCTTCAAGTCCACTCTGTGGGGGTATCGGGAGATCATCGGCAGCATGAAGCCGCTGTGCGTGACGGAGTTCGGATGGGCCTCCGCGGAGGAATATGGGGTTGTCCCCCCAGGCTTCGAGTTCGCCCTGGACAACTCCCTGGAGGAGCAGGCTCACTGGATCGTGGAGGCTTATGAGCACATGCGGGAATGGGGTTTCATCGAGATGGCGATCCTGTGGAACCTGGACTTCGCCCCCAAGGGGTTCGGGCCGGAGAAGGACGATAACGTCCTCTACAGCATCGTGGACACCCGGGGAGTCCCCCGCCCGGCCTTCAGCGCCCTGCAGGCCTACCTGGCAGCCCTCCGGCCCGAGCCGTGACGCCATCCTGAGAAGCCGTTTCAATCCCCCAAACCCCATCTTTGTAGGAGCGGCTTCAGCCGCCAACCTGCGGGATCGAAGAAGACGGGGTCGCGGGTGGAAGATCCCCCTTCGGAAATGATCACCGTTGCCATCCGGGACGTCCGTTCGGGACTAAAGCCTCTTTTACCGACCTGGAGGAACGGCTTCAGCCGCGACTCTGCAGGGTCGAGGAGACAGAAGTTCGGGGCGGAAGCTCCTCCTCCTCGCGCGTCCATTCAAGGGCAACCCTCCCATTCTCCCCAATCCTTCCCACAGGCGGATCAACGTTCCATCCCATTTTTTGTCCATTTGGGTTGGGAGTGTTAATATGCTCCCAGAGCCTGATGGTTCAAGATGATCCCTGGGGTTAGGATACAAGAGACCCCCTTATCTGAAAGGAGCATCCTCATCATGTCCGAGCAACAGTGGGACGAAATCCCCTCGGATCTGAACCCCCATCTCCCGATGGGAGCCCCTTCCGGCGGATCGACCTCCTCCGTGGATCCTTTGATTGAGCTGAACGCCTGGTTGGGCTTCGCTCGGGCCTGCGCCCATAGCGCTCGGGTCCAGGCCATCCTCCTCACCCTTCAAACCGATCTGCGCCTCCTGCTCGCCCATCGGAAGGACCCCGAGCGTTTCCCAGCCCTTTCAGAGGAGCGAGTCCATTGGCTGGAGGAGACCCGCGAGCAGATGGAGCAGGCGCTCCCTCCCGGATTTCAATCCCCGGAGCTCCCCGGTGAGACGGTGAGCGGTTCGATCCTGGACCTGGCCTCCGCCGTCGCCGGGCGGGCGCGGGACCATCAGAGGGTCGAGGGGATGGATGAAACGAAGACGGCCGCTCAGGGTTACCTGGACCGGCTTCCCGGGATGCTGTCGGCCCTGGCGCGGTATGAGGAGTTCCTCGCCGGCGCACCCCCCGCCTGAAGGCCTCTCGCACGCGCCGGAGCCCGGAAGCCGGTTCGCGAGCGACCGCATCGGCGAGCAGGGCGCCTCTCCGCTTCGGACGCCGCAGGGATCCGCCGTCTCGAACCTGTGAAGACAGGGCTCTGTTTCCGCGAGGGAAAACCTTCCCCTTCCATCGCTTTCGCCCTCCTGTTTCTTCAAAGCCGGAGCCGGCACGGACCCTTCCCCGAGTAAAATGGATCCCTGGATCCATGCCTTCAAGGAGGAAGCGCCGATGGAACCCCGTCCTCGCATCGCTGTTCTGGGCGGGACCGGCAAGGAGGGCTCGGGGCTCGCCCTCCGCTGGGCCCGCGCGGGCTTCCCGGTGGCCATCGGCTCCCGGGATCCCGAGCGGGCGCGTCAGGCGGTCGAGCGCCTGCGCGCCCATGTCCCTGACGCCGAGCTCTTCGGCCTCCCCAACGCCGAGGCCGCGGCGTGGGGAGAAGTAGTGGTCCTGGCCGTCCCTTACGCTGGGCACGCCGCCCTCCTGCAATCTCTTCGGGAAACCCTGCAAGGCAAGTTGGTTGTCGATGTGGTGGTCCCCCTCGACCCAGACAACCCCCGGCGCTACTTGCCCCCTCCGGACGGCTCGGCGACGGCGGAGGCCCAGCGCATCCTGGGTCCGGGCACGCCGGTGGTCGGCGCCTTCCACAACATTTCTCATCTGCATCTGCACGACCTGGAGGACACCCCGGATTGCGATGTGCTGGTGGTTGGGGAGGACCGGGCCGCGAAGGCCCGGGTGATCCAGCTGGCGGAGGCCATCGGGTTCGCAGCCTACGACGCCGGCCCCCTGCACAACGCGCCCATCGTGGAGGGCCTCACCGCCCTGCTCATCGGCCTGAACATCCGCTACAAAACCCGGGGAGCCGGGATCCGGATCACCGGCATCCCCCGCCGGGCGGGTAAGCAAGTCCCCTGAACTGCCGGAGGAGCGCGCAGACCGTGAAACCGATCACCCTCTTCCCTCTGGAAGGCATCCCCCTGGTCCGGCCCGGGGATGATCTGGTCGCCCTGCTGGCTGAAGCCCTGGCGCGACGGGGCGGACCCCGAACCGGGGATGTTCTGGTGGTGGCGCAGAAGATCGTGTCCAAGGCGGAGGGCCGCTTCGTCCGCCTCTCGGAGGTGACCCCTTCCCCCCGGGCGCTGGAGCTGGCGCAGATCACCGGCAAGGACCCGCGGCTGATCGAGGTCATCCTCTGGGACACCGCGGAGGTGCTGCGGGTGCGCCCCGGCCTGATCATCGTGGAGCACCGGCTGGGCTTCGTCTGCGCCAACGCCGGCGTGGATCGTTCCAACGTGGCTCCCGAGGGGGAGGAGATCGTGCTCCGCCTCCCGGAGGATCCGGATCGATCCGCCCGGCAGATCCGGGAAGGGCTGGCGCGGCGGTTTGGGGTGGAGGTCGGCGTGGTGATCGCCGACAGCCACGGACGGGCCCACCGCAAAGGCGTGATCGGCGTGGCCATCGGGGTGAGCGGCCTGCCGGCCCTGGAGGACTGGCGGGGCCGTCGGGACCTGTTCGGGTATGTGCTGCAGCACACGGAGGTGGCCCTGGGGGACTTGGTGGCCTCGGCGGCCACGCTGCTCCTGGGCCAGGCCGCCGAGGGCATCCCCGCCGTGCTGATCCGCGGGCTTTCCTTCCTCCCGCGGGAAAGCACCGCGCGGGAGCTGGTCCGGGCGCGCGCTTACGACCTGTTCCGCTGACCGGGAGGTCTGGATGCTGCTCTCCGGGATCCGGGTGCTGGATCTGACCCGTCTGCTGCCGGGGCCCTTCGCCACCCAGTGGCTGGTGGCCATGGGCGCGGAGGTCATCCGGGTGGAGCCTCCGGCCGGGGGGGACTGGCTCCGGGAGATGCCGCCGGTGGTGGAGGGCTTCGGGGCCTGGTTCGCCGCCGTCAATCGGGGCAAGAAGAGCGTGGCTCTCCAGCTGAAGCACCCCAAGGGGCGGGAGATCTTCCTCCGCCTCGTCGAATCGGCGGACGTCGTGGTGGAGGGATTCCGACCGGGGGTGATGGCCCGGCTGGGCCTGGCATCGGAGACCCTCCTCGAACGCCAGCCCCGCTTGATCTACGCCGCCCTCACGGGTTACGGGGCTGGCAGCCGCTGGCGGGAGCGGGCCGGTCACGATCTCAACTACCTGGCGCTGGCCGGCTTTCTGGGCCTGAACGGCCCCCGGGAAGGCCCGCTCATCCCTCCCCCGGCGCCGGTGGCGGACCTCGGGGGGGCGATGGCGCTGGTCATCGCCGTGCTGGCCGGGTTGCTGCATCGGGAGCGGACCGGCCAGGGCCTCATCCTGGACGCCTCGATGCTCGAGGTCGTTGTCTCCTGGATGCAACCCTTCTGGCGCGCGCATCAGGCCGGCGTCCGGGCAACCCGCGAGGGGATGCCGCTCAACGGGGCCTTTCCGTGCTATCGGGTTTACCCCACGGCGGATGGAGGGGCGATGGCCCTGGCAGCGCTGGAGCCGACGTTCTGGCGCGCCTTCTGCGAGGCCGTCGGCCGCCCGGAATGGATCCCCCGCGCCTTCGATCCAGCCCTCATCCCGGAGGTGGCGGCCCTCTTCCGGAGCCGGACCCGCGCGGAGTGGGAGGCGCTGCGGGCGGGGATCGAGGCCTGCTTAGAGCCGGTGCTGGAGCCGGATGAGGCGATCGAAGGGCTGTCAACGATCGCGCCCGCCTTCGCGACAGGCCTTCCTACGCTGCCGTTCGCTGTGAACGGGGAGCGCCTCTTCGCCGCAGGCCCGCCTCCCCGCCAGGGAGAGCACACCCGGGAGATCCTTCAGCGCCTCGGATACGAAGCGGCGGAGCTGGAGGAGCTGGCCCGTCAGGGGATCGTGGGGATCCCTGGCATGGATTAGGGGACCGCTCGCTTCCGCGCCTGAAGCCGGCCCAGGATCTCCTCCGGATGGTGGAAGGGTCCTTCGGCCCCGTGGACCTGGGCCGTCACCACCTGCAGGGGCGGGAGATTCTCCGGGTGCTCCTCCACATCCTGAAGGGGATAGAAATAAGGCAGAGCGTTCTTCAGGCGGGCAACCATGCGCTCGGCGGCGGGGCCGAGCAGATGACGCTCCCCCACGATGACGAACCATCCTTCCCCCAGATGGCCCAGGAAGAACGGGTCGCCGCTTTCGTGGTTCACCCCTGCCAGCACGAGCCCCACGGCCCGGATGGCATCGTCCCGGGCGATGAATCCATAGCGCTCCCCGAAGGCCTCCAGGCCGTCCAGACCGATCAGTATAGCCGCCCAGTCGGCGCGCCCCAGCTGCTCCCGCAGATGCTCCAGGATGAGGGGCCGGCCGGGCAGTCCGGTCAGGCCGTCGAAGGCAGGCTCCACCTGGGATCGGCGCAGGATGTTCTGGACCCGGGCCCGCAGCTCCTGCAGGCTGAACGGCTTGGGGATGTAATCGTAGGCTCCCAGCTCCAGGCCGGCTAACCGATCCTCGCGCTCCCGCTTCTCGGTGAGGAAGATCACCGGGATCTCCCGGGTTCTCCGGTGGGCCCGCAGCTGACGGAACACCTCAAAGCCGTCGATGTCCGGCAGGCGGATGTCCAGCACCACGAGATCGGGGAGGCGCTCCCGGGCCAGGGCGAGGGCCTCCTCTCCCGAGGCGGCGGTCAGGACCTCGTAGCCCTGCGCCTGAAAGTAGTTCCCCAGCAGGCCGGCGGTCTCCGGCTCGTCCTCCACGATCAGGAGCGTCGCCACCCGGGCCATTCCCTCCCTCCGGCGAAGCCACAGGCATCCGATTCTTTTCCCATCAACCGATGGGCTCCTTATAGATCGCGAAGGAGCAGGTGGGATCTCCCATGGCGATGCAGGAGATCTCCTCCACGCGAAACTCCTTGCCGCCGCTGACCCAGCGCAGCCCTTCCTGGAGCAGGCCGATGGCCGCGTAGCAGACCGGCCGGTCGGTTTTGCGGCCCCAGCACACCGGGCAGCGCTCGATCACGTAAATGAAGCGATCGGCCTCTTCGTAGACGTAGCTCTTCTGATCGCTGAACTGGGTGAAGATGCCGGCCATCGCCGGGAGGCCGATCTTCAGCTTCGCCTGGAGGGGGAGGACGCGGAAAGCGAGGTCGCTGACCCCAGCCAGGGCGCCGAAGCCCTGCAGGCCCCGGGCGAAGGAGGCGCGACCGCCCCGCAGGGCCAGCCCTCTGCCTCCCCGAGGCCCATACATCTCCTCCAGGGCCTGGTTGATGGCGGCGAAGTCGGCGAAGTCGAAGCCTCGCTCCAGGTTATCCGGCGGGTAGTTGTCGATCAGGTGGGGGAGACGGGCCAGGTGAAGAACGGCGTTCAGCCCGTTCTTCCCCATCACCTCCTCCAGCGCCTCCAGGAAAATGCGGGCGATCTTATTGGGGTAATAGAGGCCGCTTTTCTGCTGGCTCAAGGCGTCGCCTCCGTTCCCGAGGGATCAGTAGCGGGTTCAGGAAGCCAGGATGCGGGCCAGGTCCTCCGCAGCCCGCCGCATGTCCAGGAAGAGCAATCCCAGCTTGGCCTGGGGTCTGGCCAGCACGGTCAGCACCGCCTCCTCCCCCACCGCCATCAGCACCACATACCCCCGCTCCCCCCGGATGTAGACCTGATCCAGGGTCCCCCGGCCCAGCTCGCTGGCGATCCGCTCCCCGAGGGAGAGCATCGCCGCCGACATGGCCGACACCCGGTCCTCCTCCACGTCGGCCGGCAGGGCCGAGGCCATGATCAGCCCGTCGATGCTGACCACCGCCGAGGCCTCGATGTCGGGCGTGCTCGCCTGAAGCTCCTTCAACCGCTCGATCATTCGTTCCGTGCGCGTGCGGGCCATGCGCGAACCCCTTTCGACAGCATATCAGGCTCTATCCTAATTGCGATGGGCCCGGGTTGTCAAAGGGACCTGACCGGGACGCACGGCTTTCCGGCCGGGTGCGATCAGGATCGGAACGCCGCGAGGATCAGCATGGAAAGGCTGACCAGAAGGCAATATAGGGCGAAGGGCATGAGGGAGCGCCGGCGCACCAGCCGCATCAACCCCCAGATGGCCAGGTAGCCGGAGAGGGCCGCGGCGAGGGCGCCCGTCAGGATCGGCCCCACGGCCTGAGGGGGCAAGCCGATCTCGAAGAGGTCCTTCAAGGCCACCAGGCCTGCCCCCACGAGGGCGGGGACGCTGAGCAGGAAGCTGAACCGGGCGGCCTCGGATCGTTGCAGGCCCCGGCCGAGGCCGGCGGCGATGGTGGCCCCTGAGCGCGAGATGCCCGGCAACAGCGACAGGGCCTGAGCCAGGCCGATGGCCAGGGCATCCCCCAGGGTCAACCCCTCCAGATCGCGCTCCCGCCGTCCGAAGCGCTCCCCCAGCCACAGCAACGCGGCGGTCCCTGAAAGCAGGGCCGCGGTCAGCGTCGGTTGCAGAAAGACCGCCTCCACCGGCTTCTTGAAGAGCAATCCGGCGACGACGGCCGGGAGGGTGGCGACGATCACCCAGCCGCCCAGCCGGCCGCCCGGCGTCCCGAAGGGAGAACCGTTCCGCGCGCCCTCCCACCAGCCCTGGAGGATCTCCCGGAGCTCTCGGCGGAAATACGCGAGGACGGGGATCAGGGTGCCCCACTGGACCAGCACGTCGAAGGGGAAGGCGATGTGTTCGTCGATCCGCCAGCCCAGAAGCCACGGCACCAGCACCAGGTGCGCCGAGCTGCTGATCGGCAGATACTCGGTGAGCCCCTGGACGATCCCCAGCACCACCGCCTGGAGCCAGGTCATCGATGCGCCTCTCCATCCCGTAGGATGCGACCCTGCACCTGTCGGATCACCTGCTCATAGGCCGCCAGGGTGCGGGCGGCGGTCTCCGCCCACCGGAACCGGGCGGCCCGGCGGAGGCCGGCCTCGCGCAGCCGGGTCCGCAGCTCCTCCCGGGACAGCGCCGCCGCCAGCGCCTCCACCCAGGCCTCCGGTTGGTCCGGGGGAACCCGGAGGCCGGCCTCCCCCACCACTTCCGGCAGCGAGGAAGTGTCCGCCACCACCACCGGTGTCCCGCATGCCATCGCCTCCAGGGGAGGAAGCCCAAAGCCTTCATACCGCGAGGGGAAGGCGAACACGGCGGCCGCGCTGTAGAGGGCGGGGAGATCCGCATCCGGCACATAGCCCAGCAAGCGCACCCGGCCCTCCAGCCCCAGATCCCGGAGGGCGCGGAAGATGCCTTCGGTCAACCAGCCCGGCCGCCCGGCCACCACCAGGCCCAGCTCCGGCCAGCGCCCAAGCAGGCTCCGGTAAGCGGCGAAGAGGGTGGGAAGATTCTTGCGCGGCTCCAGGGTCCCCACGTAGAGGATGAATCGCTCCGGCAGGCCGTAGCGGGCGCGGATCGCCGCCACCGCCTCCGGAGGCGCGGGGCGGAATCGCTCGTCCACCCCCTCGTAGGTCACCACGATGCGCTCCTCAGGGATCTGATACCATCGGATGGCGTCCTGCCGGGTGCACTCGGAGACCGCGAGGATGAGATCCGCCCGGCGCAGGAAGCGAGGCATCATCAAGGTCAGGAACCAGCGATTGAGGGGCATATGGGTTTCCGGGTAAAGGCGGAAGATCAGATCATGCAATGTGAAGACCGAAGGGATAGTCCGAAAGGGAGGGAGGAGGTGATCCGTGGCGTGGAAGAGCGCGGCGGGCGCCATGATGGCGTCCATCGGGCGTCGGAAGAAGTGGGCCAGCATCACCTGCAGGCGCCACGGCTTCGCGGGCAGCGGGCTCCGGCGGGCCGGCAGCGCGTCGAGCGGAGAGAAAACATCAGCTCGGCCGGCGTGATGGTAGAAGACCGCCAGGCGGCCCGGCAAAAGGGGGATCAGGGCTTTCACCAGCTCCGCGGCGTAACGCCCCAGCCCGGCCCGGTGGTGGACTGCGGGCGAGACATCGACGACGATGAAGGTCATCCCTCGTTTTCCTCCAGCAGCGCCCGGATGCGGGCGATGATCATATCCAGGGCCACCGTGTTGAAGCCCCCCTCCGGGATGATGATGTCGGCGTAGCGCTTGCTGGGCTCCACGAACTCCAGGTGCATCGGGCGCACGGTGGAGAGATACTGCTGGATGACCGACTCCAGGGTCCGCCCCCGCTCGGCCAGGTCCCGCCGCAGGCGCCGGATGAACCGGATGTCGGGATCGGCGTCCACGTAGATCTTGATGTCGAAGAGATCCCGCAGCGCCTTCTCGACGAAGACCAGGATGCCCTCCACCAGGATCACCGGGCGCGGCTCCACGCGGCGGGTGTGGGGCGTGCGGGTGTAGGTGGTGAAATCGTAGATGGGAACCTCCACCGGGCGCCCGGCGATCAGCTCCTGCAGGTGCCGGATCAGCAGCGCTGTGTCGATGCTTTCGGGGTGGTCGTAGTTGATCCGGACCCGCTCCTCTATGGGGAGGTGGCTCTGGTCTTTGTAGTAGCTGTCCTGCTGGATGAGGGCGATCCGCTCCGGGCCGATGCGCCGCACGATGGCCTCGGCCACCGTGGTCTTGCCGGAGCCGGTCCCTCCGGCGATCCCGATCACCACCGGCCGTTTCCGCATCGCCATCCCCGTGAGCAATGGATCGCGGCGGAAGGCGCTCCTACGACATCGTCTTCACACCGGCGAACGCGGTGGGATCCCTGATGCGAGCGGATGTAGGCCGAAATGAATTTCGGCCTCCAAGCGTCACCGCGCCTCTACGCTTCCCCACGGGGGAGGATCTGCTCCAAAGCGGCCTGGAGCTCCCGGGGGAGAGAGCTTCCCCGCCCCTCTTTACGTAGCCACTCCTTCAGCTTGCGGGCATGGACCACCGGGACGCTGCTCCCTTCGATGTCCAGACGGGCCTCCGGATGGGTGAAGACGATCACCGGCCGGACGGGGATCTCCTTTCCATCCAGGCGCCGCGCCAGATAGCGGCGCAACGCCTCCGCCTCCTGCTGCGCCTCGCGGGTAGGGTTCCCCAGCGTGTCCTGGGCCATCCAGCGCAAGAACCACCGCAACAGCCCGATGGGCTGGGACCAGCGATCGTTCCGGCAACGGATCTCCCCGCGCTGCCATTTGACGGTGAAGGTCCGCACGCCGTCGGGACCCACCAGCACATGGTCGGCGGGCAGCATGTAGTGATAGAGAACGTAACGGTCGTCCAGGCCTTTGAGGGCCTGGGTAAGGGCCGCCTCCGGGCGATCCGGCCGCACGAAGCGATGGATGTAATAGATCCCGATCTGAGTGAGGCCGAAGCCGACGAAGAAAGCGATCACCGGGATGAGGGCCAGCTGCGGATAGAGCAAAGAGGTGACCAATCCGAGGATCAGGGTGATGTAGCCGATGGGGAACGCCCAGTTGCCGATCGTCGCCCGACGCCGGATATAGGCTTCGTTGCGCACCACCTTCATCGTGGACGAATCCCTCCCTCAGGGTTGCGGCCGCTCGGCAGCGGATCGCAGCCGCTGGTATTCCTCCGCGCTCAGGAACCGTCCGCCCTCGATGGCTCGCTCCACCACGCGGTAGCCGGAGTCCAGGCGGACCTCGGCCCGCATCAGCTGGAAGCAGCGATCGTCCATGATCTCCTTCACCAAGATGTAGCCGGTCCCGCTTTCATCCGGGTTCAGGTCGTAACGGCGGTCGGCCCGCACGGCCACCGGCGCCCCGCACCGGGCGCACTGCACATACAACCAGATGGCGTCCGGGTCGCCGGCCGCCTCGCCCCCCCGCCACAGCTCCCGAATCCGCCGCCAGATCAATCCGAAACCCCCATCGGAGATGCGTCCTGTGGGAATTATACCCGGAGCCTGGCCCCGGGGGCGCGGCGGATCCGATCTGCTTCGGCCGGACTCAGGGATCCGGTGGCTCCCACCGGCCCAGGACGAGGGAGATGTTGTGGCCGCCGAAGCCGAAGGCGTTGACCAGGGCATGGCGCACCCGGGCGGCTCGCGTCACGTTGGGGACGTAATCCAGGTCGCACTCGGGATCGGGGGTTTCGTAGTTGATGGTGGGGTGGATCACCCCGTGGACCAGGGTGAGGGCCGTGGCGATGGCTCCTAAGGCGCCCGCCGCGCCCATGGTGTGGCCGATCATCGATTTGGTGGCGCTGATCGGGATGTGATAGGCATGCTCCCCGAAGACCTGCTTGATGGCCGCCGTCTCGATCGGATCGTTGAGCCGCGTGGAGGTCCCGTGGGCGTTGATGTAATCGATGTCCTCGGGGCCCAGGCCGGCGTCCTGCAGGGCCCAGCGCATCGCCCGGGCGGCCCCCGCGCCGTCCGGCTCCGGGGCGGCCACGTGATGGGCGTCGGCGGCGTTGCCGTAGCCCAGGACCTCGGCGTAGATCCGGGCGCCCCGGGAACGGGCGTGGGAGAGGCGCTCCAGCACCACGATGCCGGCCCCCTCGGCGTAGACGAAGCCGTCGCGGTGGGCGTCGAAGGGGCGGCTGGCCCGCTCGGGCTCCTCGTTGCGGGTGGAGAGGGCGCGCATAGCGGCGAAGCCGGCGATGGCGAAGTCAGTGATCAGGGCTTCCACCCCCCCGCAGATCACGACATCGGCGATCCCCCGGCGGATCCACTCAGCGGCCTCGCCGATGGCCTGGGCCCCGGTGGCGCAGGCGGCGGCCACGGTGGCGATGGGGCCCCTCGCCCCGAAATACACGCTGACGTGGTGGCTGGGCATGTTGGGGATGGAGGCCACCAGGGCGAAGGGGCTCACCCGGGACAGCCCATGGGTGCGGAAGATCTGGATCTGGCGGTCGGCCACCTCGTAGCCCCCCATCCCCACCCCGATCAGCGTCCCCACCCGCTCCGGATCCGGGAAGCCATCGAACCCCGCATCCCGCACCGCCTCCCAGGCGGCCACCACCGCGAACTGGGAGCAACGCGCCATGCGGCGGGCCTCCTTCGGGGAGAGGACGACCGTGGGGTCGAAGCCCTTCACCTCCCCCGCGATGCGGACCGGGAGGCCGGAGGCGTCGAACTGGGTGATGGGGCCGATGCCGGAGCGGCCGGCGATCAGGCCCTCCCAGAACGAGCGGACGTCCAGGCCCAGGGGGGAAAGAGCCCCCATCCCGGTGATCACCACCCGCCGGTCCTCCGGGCGGGCGACGGACACGCTTCGCGGCGCTGGGTTCCGATACGGGTCGCTCATCGGAGGGGATCCGAGTTCATGGAGATTTTCCCGGAAGCCTTCGGATCTCCCGCTGCAGGAAATCATAGCCCACCTGGGCCATCAGATAAGAGGCCATGTAGAGCGCGCGCTCCTTTCCTTCGAAGCGTTCCCGAAGCCGGGTCAGATAGCCCTCGATCTCCTCAGGGGAATGCAAAAGGGACGCATGGCCGTAAA is from Thermoflexus hugenholtzii JAD2 and encodes:
- the udk gene encoding uridine kinase, with the protein product MRKRPVVIGIAGGTGSGKTTVAEAIVRRIGPERIALIQQDSYYKDQSHLPIEERVRINYDHPESIDTALLIRHLQELIAGRPVEVPIYDFTTYTRTPHTRRVEPRPVILVEGILVFVEKALRDLFDIKIYVDADPDIRFIRRLRRDLAERGRTLESVIQQYLSTVRPMHLEFVEPSKRYADIIIPEGGFNTVALDMIIARIRALLEENEG
- a CDS encoding nuclease-related domain-containing protein; amino-acid sequence: MKVVRNEAYIRRRATIGNWAFPIGYITLILGLVTSLLYPQLALIPVIAFFVGFGLTQIGIYYIHRFVRPDRPEAALTQALKGLDDRYVLYHYMLPADHVLVGPDGVRTFTVKWQRGEIRCRNDRWSQPIGLLRWFLRWMAQDTLGNPTREAQQEAEALRRYLARRLDGKEIPVRPVIVFTHPEARLDIEGSSVPVVHARKLKEWLRKEGRGSSLPRELQAALEQILPRGEA
- the fabF gene encoding beta-ketoacyl-ACP synthase II, which translates into the protein MSDPYRNPAPRSVSVARPEDRRVVITGMGALSPLGLDVRSFWEGLIAGRSGIGPITQFDASGLPVRIAGEVKGFDPTVVLSPKEARRMARCSQFAVVAAWEAVRDAGFDGFPDPERVGTLIGVGMGGYEVADRQIQIFRTHGLSRVSPFALVASIPNMPSHHVSVYFGARGPIATVAAACATGAQAIGEAAEWIRRGIADVVICGGVEALITDFAIAGFAAMRALSTRNEEPERASRPFDAHRDGFVYAEGAGIVVLERLSHARSRGARIYAEVLGYGNAADAHHVAAPEPDGAGAARAMRWALQDAGLGPEDIDYINAHGTSTRLNDPIETAAIKQVFGEHAYHIPISATKSMIGHTMGAAGALGAIATALTLVHGVIHPTINYETPDPECDLDYVPNVTRAARVRHALVNAFGFGGHNISLVLGRWEPPDP